From a single Silene latifolia isolate original U9 population chromosome 6, ASM4854445v1, whole genome shotgun sequence genomic region:
- the LOC141587168 gene encoding type I inositol polyphosphate 5-phosphatase 2-like, with protein sequence MFHNGFYIKLILLPFNSYCFFLCSSIYHTHTFSSSIHNFSITISSTTLQIIMRTRGGKRSEQAFWPSLVMKKWLNIKPKENEFSEDDFDTETESEDDVCQPFSPRDSKLSSSQEHSHRVTHENESPSTKGISGNCGGGYQLRHRRGISETIRAQYINTKDVRVTIASWNVAGRHPSEGLDIDDWLCMQEPADIYIIGFQEIVPLNAGNVFGAEDNRPIPKWVSLIRKTLNKTSEHDTSCENYSDHLSPILTATSTLDALEIQAELNVPSVNEAISKLNRELNWEKHEQKGRHYEENKSLIKRIYGIDSDRRIEWPDLSPVLSSGVKLRRALSSSDRVGFSWLENPLVFDPNIVANNGGGLKGFRHSFGNLAALKSEMPGDSSDFASDASKDFSEEEEENDLLVDLPEDISAGSDSTGYNARPRYVRVVSKQMVGIYITVWVRRKLRRHISNLKVSPVGVGLMGYMGNKGSISVSMSLYQSRMCFVCSHLTSGHKDGDQQKRNANVNEIIRRTRFSSIVENSHASTIPSHDQIFWFGDLNYRLNMADSQIRKLVAKKKWNELINNDQLIEELRNGCAFGGWKEGPINFPPTYKYEINSDRYVGENPKEGEKRRSPAWCDRILWSGIGIKQHFYRRSEIKLSDHRPVSSSFSIEVEVLDARKLQRTLHYNRAAIHPDMFPEGSEDP encoded by the exons ATGTTCCATAACGGTTTCTATATAAAACTCATCCTTCTTCCTTTCAACAGTTATTGCTTCTTTCTTTGCTCTTCTATTTATCACACACATACATTTTCTTCTTCCATACATAACTTTTCTATCACTATTTCTTCAACAACTCTACAAATTATTATGAGAACCAGAGGCGGAAAACGTTCTGAG CAagccttttggccctccttagtCATGAAGAAATGGCTGAATATCAAGCCCAAGGAGAATGAATTCAGTGAGGATGACTTTGATACCGAAACCGAGAGTGAAGATGATG TTTGTCAACCATTTTCACCCAGGGATTCCAAACTGAGCAGTTCTCAGGAACATTCTCATCGTGTAACTCATGAGAATGAATCTCCCTCCACAAAGGGAATTTCAG GTAATTGTGGAGGAGGTTATCAGTTGAGGCATAGGAGAGGGATATCAGAAACAATAAGGGCACAGTACATAAACACAAAGGATGTGAG AGTAACAATAGCATCATGGAATGTTGCTGGTAGACACCCTTCTGAAGGTCTCGACATAGATGACTGGCTTTGCATGCAAGAACCTGCTGATATTTACATTATTGG TTTCCAAGAAATTGTTCCTTTGAATGCTGGAAATGTCTTTGGAGCAGAAGACAACAGGCCGATTCCGAAATGGGTATCATTAATCAGGAAAACCCTGAACAAAACTTCAGAACATGACACAAGTTGCGAAAACTATAGCGACCATCTTTCTCCAATATTAACGGCGACTTCTACTCTTGATGCTCTTGAAATTCAGGCTGAACTTAATGTTCCTTCAGTCAACGAGGCGATATCAAAACTAAATCGTGAACTTAACTGGGAAAAACATGAGCAGAAAGGAAGACATTATGAAGAAAACAAGTCCTTGATTAAGAGGATATATGGAATAGACAGTGATAGAAGGATTGAATGGCCTGACTTGTCCCCAGTTTTATCTTCAGGCGTGAAGCTGCGTCGTGCTTTAAGTAGCTCTGATAGAGTTGGCTTTTCCTGGTTGGAAAATCCTCTAGTATTTGATCCAAACATTGTAGCTAACAATGGTGGAGGACTTAAAGGATTTCGTCACAGTTTTGGAAATTTAGCTGCCTTAAAATCAGAAATGCCTGGCGATTCTTCTGATTTTGCCTCGGATGCTTCCAAAGATTtttccgaagaagaagaagaaaatgatTTGTTGGTTGATTTGCCAGAGGACATATCAGCTGGGTCTGATTCCACAGGGTATAATGCCCGTCCGAGATATGTAAGGGTTGTGAGTAAGCAAATGGTTGGGATATATATAACAGTTTGGGTTCGAAGGAAGCTGAGGAGACATATCAGCAATCTGAAGGTTTCTCCTGTTGGAGTTGGACTGATGGGTTACATGGGAAACAag GGATCTATATCTGTCAGCATGTCACTTTATCAGTCACGCATGTGCTTTGTTTGCTCTCATCTTACTTCCGGCCATAAGGACGGAGACCAGCAGAAACGCAATGCTAATGTCAATGAAATCATCAGACGTACTCGTTTCTCTTCCATTGTTGAAAATAGCCATGCCAGCACCATTCCTTCCCATGA CCAAATATTCTGGTTTGGCGATCTGAATTACCGTCTAAATATGGCGGATTCTCAGATAAGAAAGCTTGTTGCAAAAAAGAAGTGGAATGAACTTATCAACAACGATCAG CTTATCGAAGAGCTTCGCAATGGATGTGCATTTGGTGGATGGAAAGAAGGACCAATAAATTTTCCGCCAACTTATAAATATGAGATTAACTCCGACAGATATGTCGGTGAAAACCCAAAAGAAGGGGAGAAAAGGAGATCACCGGCATG GTGTGATCGAATACTTTGGTCAGGGATAGGTATAAAACAGCACTTTTATAGAAGATCTGAAATAAAGCTATCAGATCATCGTCCTGTTAGTTCCTCTTTCTCAATTGAGGTCGAAGTTCTAGACGCTCGAAAGCTCCAAAGGACTCTTCATTACAACAGGGCCGCAATACATCCTGATATGTTTCCGGAAGGAAGCGAGGACCCGTAG